From the genome of Bacteroidales bacterium:
CGATAACTGGTATGCCGGTATCGCGTACCACACTCACCGATTTGAGAAAGGTACCGTCACCTCCAATGCTGAAGAAAAAGGAAAAATCGCCTTGCAGATCGTTGTGGCTAAGAAACAGCCCTTCAGCCCGAACATCTATTTTTTTCTCGGCTTTCAGATACTCATAAAACGGCTGGTAAATGTAAACCTTGCAACCATGGCCGGCCAATATATCAAAAAAACGTACGATCTGCACATCACAGCCCGACCCGAAATTTTTTCCAAAAACAGCAATCTTCATTGGGAAGAATCAAAAAAACCCATTGTTAAACGTTCAGATAACGCATAAATTCATCGTACCGGCTTTTATAGAGGGCATCCAATTCCCCTTCTTCATTAAACGAAGCTTTGATGTTGTAGTTATACCGGATGAAGGTCTGAATAATAGCCGATGCATCCGTCCGGTTAATTTTAATTGTAAGTTCCATCCGGGTGGAGTCAGAAGGCTGGGAAATGAACAATCCCAGAATTCTTGCATCATTCCCTTCAACAATTCTGGCAATCTCCGAAAGGGAATAATCTGTCTGGTTCATCTCAAGCACCAGGATGGCGCCGGGATTAGCGATGCCTGAAAAATCAGCAAAATAACGGAGCAAATCATTCATGGTAACCAGTCCGAGGTAATTGTTCTGATGATCGAGCACCGGGACCACGGTGAGTTTCAGCCTGGAAACCAGTGATATGACATCAAAAATATGCTGGTCTTCACGGACGTATGGACTGAACAGGGACAATTTATGATTTCCTATCGGTTCGTCGGCCATATTGAGGTCGTAAATATCCGTATCGGATATCAGCCCGAGGAATTCCCTGTTGTTTACGATGGGCAGATGCGATATCCGGAATACTTCCATCAGCGACAGGGCATGAAAGCCTGTGTCGGAGGTTTTCAGCGGAGGGACAATATCCGAAATCAGATCACGTGCTACCATATCCAAAAATTCACCATACCTTTGCAGGAAATCAAAAAACTATGACACGGCTGAGTGTAAATATAAACAAAATTGCAACATTACGAAATTCCCGCGGAGGGAATATTCCCGACGTGCTGAAGGCGGCGCTCGACTGCGAGCGTTTCGGGGCAGAAGGCATCACCGTTCATCCGCGGCCGGATGAGCGCCACATCCGGTATTCCGACGTAAGGGAGATTCGTCCCCGCATTCATGTAGAATTCAATATTGAAGGGAACCCGAACGACCGTTTTCTGAACCTCGTTCTGGAAGTTAAGCCTGACCAGGTTACCCTTGTTCCTGACCCGCATGATGCCATCACCAGCAATGCAGGATGGGATACCATTACCCACCAGCGTTTTCTGCGGGAAGTCATTGCCCGTCTGAAGGAAGCCGGAATCAGAACATCCATTTTCGTTGGTACCGATCTGCACATGATTGAAGCCGCTGCCACCACAGGAACTGACCGCATTGAACTCTATA
Proteins encoded in this window:
- a CDS encoding CBS domain-containing protein, producing the protein MVARDLISDIVPPLKTSDTGFHALSLMEVFRISHLPIVNNREFLGLISDTDIYDLNMADEPIGNHKLSLFSPYVREDQHIFDVISLVSRLKLTVVPVLDHQNNYLGLVTMNDLLRYFADFSGIANPGAILVLEMNQTDYSLSEIARIVEGNDARILGLFISQPSDSTRMELTIKINRTDASAIIQTFIRYNYNIKASFNEEGELDALYKSRYDEFMRYLNV
- a CDS encoding pyridoxine 5'-phosphate synthase, encoding MTRLSVNINKIATLRNSRGGNIPDVLKAALDCERFGAEGITVHPRPDERHIRYSDVREIRPRIHVEFNIEGNPNDRFLNLVLEVKPDQVTLVPDPHDAITSNAGWDTITHQRFLREVIARLKEAGIRTSIFVGTDLHMIEAAATTGTDRIELYTEPYAKMYPENPAAAIKPFIEAAKKANELGLGINAGHDLNLENLRYFASNIPGLLEVSIGHALISDALYYGLENTIGMYLQQLR